The following are from one region of the Lytechinus variegatus isolate NC3 chromosome 4, Lvar_3.0, whole genome shotgun sequence genome:
- the LOC121413209 gene encoding uncharacterized protein LOC121413209, translated as MSSKETMNIPDRVSQVELQIDLEENESDSDIDIDTPIKRNRGRNCIESDSDTNVEGDIILISSFESERSCQCIDTQHVRDETCHDEIVPDAGLNENTDNAILSAEDESTDDCFAQNSLESHIKAGIDQERKEDDMHLSSNESRDEVEFVSDLGMCDRPDKSFKFLPLEITDKQAICKKLNITYTDTSFHARSNSNECIGIPSHIKTIADDGNCFFRAISYAISGTECHHVILRNITVNHLLQTNDKFKSTLRSEFRTVREYVLKNRIMENGTWATDTEMSALANLIDTDIYSYNDQVPCWQLYSARKPGRINVVTSHKGIYIQYTRNVHFHVVESVTSVSSDSSKDMATMKDISTTVNMQIKPVAQGTFHQGDTRFGDSAGKQCVANSLSALLYSKMKNANDWDNKDLDKILANGDELYRYIRYYVAREQEYLLISDLLEHLEAYDELFEIKRRESIPGLLEGDETKLEESISMPLKQALEQELNSDSDACFVTFSGNTFIVISSYDCFFIFDSHSRNTRGLLVEDGYSVVLQTPSWQVLGFWLRDSLLL; from the exons ATGTCTAGTAAAGAAACCATGAACATTCCAGATAGAGTAAGCCAAGTTGAATTACAGATCGATCTTGAAGAAAATGAGAGTGATAGTGATATCGACATTGACACACCTATCAAACGCAATCGTGGGAGAAATTGTATAGAATCTGATTCAGACACAAATGTTGAAGGTGACATCATACTGATCAGTTCATTTGAAAGTGAAAGGTCATGTCAGTGTATTGATACACAGCATGTACGTGATGAAACATGTCACGATGAAATTGTCCCAGATGCAGGATTGAATGAAAATACAGACAATGCAATTTTGAGTGCAGAGGATGAGTCTACTGACGATTGTTTTGCGCAAAATTCCTTGGAATCTCATATAAAAGCAGGAATTGatcaggaaagaaaagaagatgatATGCATCTTTCTTCCAATGAATCAAGAGACGAAGTAGAGTTTGTATCAGATCTTGGAATGTGTGATAGGCCAGACAAATCTTTTAAATTTTTACCTCTTGAGATAACTGACAAACAAGCCATttgtaaaaaattgaatattaccTATACAGACACAAGCTTCCATGCAAGGTCCAATAGCAATGAGTGCATCGGAATTCCTTCACACATTAAAACAATAGCTGATGATGGAAACTGTTTCTTTCGTGCAATTTCATATGCTATTTCTGGAACTGAATGTCATCATGTAATTCTAAGGAATATTACTGTGAACCATTTATTACAGACCAATGATAAGTTTAAGAGTACATTGAGAAGTGAGTTCAGAACTGTCAGAgaatatgttttgaaaaatagaaTAATGGAAAATGGAACTTGGGCTACAGACACTGAAATGAGTGCATTGGCAAATTTGATTGATACCGATATCTATTCTTACAATGATCAAGTACCATGTTGGCAGTTGTACTCTGCAAGGAAACCAGGAAGAATAAATGTTGTTACATCTCATAAAGGCATTTATATACAGTACACAAGAAATGTTCATTTTCATGTAGTTGAATCCGTTACTTCTGTCAGTAGTGATTCATCAAAGGACATGGCAACAATGAAAGATATAAGCACAACAGTAAACATGCAAATAAAACCAGTTGCACAAGGAACATTTCATCAAGGTGATACGAGATTTGGTGATTCAGCAGGAAAGCAATGTGTTGCCAATTCATTGTCTGCTTTGTTGTATAGCAAAATGAAAAATGCTAATGATTGGGACAATAAAGatttagataaaattctggCCAATGGTGATGAACTCTATCGTTACATAAGGTATTATGTAGCACGTGAACAAGAATATCTATTAATTTCTGATCTACTTGAACACTTAGAGGCATATGATGAGTTGTTTGAGATAAAACGACGTGAATCAATACCTGGATTGTTAGAAggagatgaaacaaaattggAAGAATCTATTTCAATGCCATTGAAACAGGCACTTGAACAAGAATTGAATTCTGACTCTGATGCATGTTTTGTGACATTTTCTGGAAATACTTTTATTGTCATATCTAGTTATGATTGTTTCTTTATATTTGATTCACATTCAAGAAACACAAGAGGCTTACTCGTTGAAGATGGCTATAGTGTAGTGCTTCAAACTCCAAGTTGGCAAG TTCTGGGCTTCTGGCTGAGGGACTCTCTTCTATTGTAA